A region from the Schistocerca serialis cubense isolate TAMUIC-IGC-003099 chromosome 1, iqSchSeri2.2, whole genome shotgun sequence genome encodes:
- the LOC126458496 gene encoding uncharacterized protein LOC126458496 — MRTRAAAAWLAAAAALALQQVAWGHALSRQDTSLSSQSRETRAARGDHMEEDHMDEHPGHAKSDSALSYYEFLINEGSYKFWAWFQLATAALLIYSVFAAIYYSKYTYYTIASDYDYDYFFKRSGEPASAARSAPTTQSSTFLGLSAQTYQRILDAITSKNYS, encoded by the exons ATGAGGACTCGCGCGGCAGCAGCGTGGCTGGCGGCAGCAGCCGCCCTCGCCCTCCAGCAAGTCGCCTGGGGTCACGCGCTCAGCAGACAGGACACCAGCCTCAGTTCGCAAAG CAGAGAAACACGAGCCGCGCGGGGCGACCACATGGAGGAGGACCACATGGACGAGCACCCGGGCCACGCCAAGTCGGACTCGGCGCTCAGCTACTACGAGTTCCTCATCAATGAGGGATCGTACAAGTTCTGGGCGTGGTTCCAGCTGGCGACGGCGGCGCTGCTCATCTACTCGGTGTTCGCGGCCATCTACTACTCCAAGTACACGTACTACACCATCGCCtccgactacgactacgactacttCTTCAAGCGGTCCGGCGAGCCGGCGTCGGCGGCGCGGTCGGCCCCCACGACACAGAGCTCCACCTTCCTGGGACTCTCCGCCCAGACCTACCAGAGGATCCTCGACGCCATCACCAGCAAGAATTACTCATGA